The following proteins are encoded in a genomic region of Glycine soja cultivar W05 chromosome 17, ASM419377v2, whole genome shotgun sequence:
- the LOC114393765 gene encoding late embryogenesis abundant protein D-29-like, producing the protein MASRVVSVLVIAMMLFAMNCNCTSVGHMPSTKEEGHDFQEAKAKTTQTANKAMETGKDGKEAAESWTEWAKEKLTEGLGFKHDQESTTKKVSDYAGDAAQKSKDYAGDTAQKTKDYAGDTAQKTKDYAGDTAQTSKDYAGDAAQKSKGYVGDAAQKTKEYVGDAAQKTMDYATDAAQKTKDYATQKTKDYASDATDAAKKTKDYAAQKTKDYASDATDAAKKTKDYAAQKTKDYASGGAQKTKDYASGAAQKTKDYASDAAQRTKDHASDGAQKSKEYAGDVAQNAKDYAQKSKDYAGDAVQNIKDYANDAAHKSKDYAGDASHKSKEASDYASETAQKTKDYVGDAAQKSKEASEYASDAAQRTKEYAGDATKRSKEASDHANDMARKTKDYASDTAQRTKEKLQDIASEAGQYSTEKAREMKDAAAEKASDIAKAAKQKSQELKDKLGGQHRDAEL; encoded by the exons ATGGCTTCGAGGGTGGTTTCGGTTTTGGTGATAGCGATGATGTTGTTTGCCATGAACTGTAACTGCACTAGTGTTGGCCACATGCCTTCAACCAAAGAGGAAGGTCACGATTTTCAGGAGGCTAAAGCCAAGACAACACAAACTGCGAACAAGGCCATGGAAACTGGTAAAGATGGGAAAGAAGCCGCAGAGTCATGGACAGAATGGGCTAAAGAGAAACTCACTGAAGGTCTTGGCTTCAAACATGATCAAGAATCCACCACTAAGAAAGTCTCTGACTATGCCGGTGATGCTGCTCAGAAATCAAAGGACTATGCCGGTGACACTGCTCAGAAAACCAAGGACTATGCCGGTGACACTGCTCAGAAAACCAAGGACTATGCCGGTGACACTGCACAGACATCAAAGGACTATGCCGGTGATGCTGCTCAGAAATCAAAGGGCTATGTCGGTGATGCTGCACAAAAGACCAAAGAATATGTTGGTGATGCTGCTCAGAAGACCATGGATTATGCCACTGATGCAGCACAGAAGACCAAAGATTATGCTACTCAGAAGACTAAGGACTATGCAAGTGATGCAACTGATGCTGCAAAAAAGACTAAAGATTATGCTGCTCAGAAGACCAAGGATTATGCAAGTGATGCAACTGATGCTGCAAAAAAGACTAAGGATTATGCTGCGCAGAAGACCAAGGACTATGCCAGTGGTGGTGCGCAGAAGACCAAGGACTATGCCAGTGGTGCTGCGCAGAAGACCAAGGACTATGCAAGTGATGCTGCGCAGAGGACCAAGGACCATGCAAGTGATGGTGCTCAAAAGAGCAAAGAATATGCGGGTGATGTAGCACAGAATGCCAAAGATTATGCTCAAAAGAGCAAAGATTATGCGGGTGATGCTGTACAGAATATCAAAGATTATGCAAATGATGCAGCGCACAAGAGCAAAGATTATGCTGGTGATGCTTCTCACAAGAGCAAAGAAGCTTCTGATTATGCCAGTGAGACGGCTCAGAAGACCAAAGACTATGTTGGTGATGCTGCTCAGAAAAGCAAAGAGGCTTCTGAATATGCTAGTGATGCGGCTCAGAGGACCAAAGAGTATGCTGGTGATGCCACCAAGAGAAGCAAAGAGGCTTCTGATCATGCCAATGACATGGCTCGGAAGACCAAAGACTACGCCAGTGACACTGCTCAGAGAACCAAGGAAAAACTCCAAGACATTGCATCTG AGGCTGGTCAATACAGTACAGAGAAGGCCAGAGAAATGAAGGATGCAGCAGCAGAGAAGGCTAGTGACATTGCAAAGGCTGCAAAGCAAAAATCACAAGAGCTGAAAGACAAATTAGGTGGACAACACCGGGATGCTGAGCTTTGA
- the LOC114392017 gene encoding CBL-interacting serine/threonine-protein kinase 1-like has protein sequence MVIINLVKKKKKSEREGMRLGKYDLGRTLGEGNFGKVKFARNTDSGQAFAVKIIDKNTIVDINITNQIIREIATLKLLRHPNVVRLYEVLASKTKIYMVLEYVNGGELFDIIASKGKHIEGEGRKLFQQLIDGVSYCHTKGVFHRDLKLENVLVDNKGNIKITDFGLSALPQHLREDGLLHTTCGSPNYVAPEVLANKGYDGATSDTWSCGVILYVILTGHLPFDDRNLVVLYQKIFKGDVQIPKWLTPGARNMIRRILDPNPETRITMAGIKEDPWFKKGYIPVNPEDEDVYVDQEAFSIHEQPNEAEQRNSGSPSLINAFQLIGMSSCLDLSGFFEKEDVSERKIRFASNLSVKDLIERIEDTATEMEFRVEKKNGKLKVIRENKVHKTLGCLSVVVEVFGISSSLYVVELRKSYGDGSVYKQLCNKLLNDLGIPPKQPLVRSAAN, from the exons atggtGATTATAAACcttgtgaagaagaagaagaagagcgaGAGAGAAGGAATGCGACTTGGGAAATACGACTTGGGTAGGACTCTTGGTGAGGGCAATTTTGGCAAAGTCAAGTTCGCTAGGAACACTGATTCTGGCCAAGCTTTTGCTGTTAAGATCATTGACAAGAACACCATCGTCGATATCAACATCACCAATCAG ATAATTAGGGAAATAGCGACCTTAAAGCTCCTACGGCATCCCAACGTTGTTAGATTATATGAG GTCTTGGctagcaaaacaaaaatttatatggtacttgagtacgtgaatggaGGGGAGTTATTTGACATAATT GCATCCAAAGGTAAACACATCGAAGGTGAAGGTAGAAAGCTGTTCCAACAGTTAATTGATGGGGTGAGCTACTGCCACACTAAAGGTGTCTTCCACAGGGATCTCAAG CTTGAGAATGTACTAGTGGATAACAAAGGGAACATCAAAATAACTGATTTTGGTCTTAGTGCTTTACCCCAGCATCTTAGG GAAGATGGATTGCTGCATACAACTTGTGGAAGTCCCAATTATGTTGCACCAGAGGTACTTGCTAATAAGGGCTATGACGGTGCAACATCAGATACATGGTCATGTGGTGTTATATTGTATGTGATCCTAACAGGACACTTACCTTTTGACGATAGAAATCTTGTAGTTCTCTATCAGAAG ATTTTTAAAGGAGATGTTCAGATACCAAAATGGCTAACACCGGGTGCACGGAATATGATAAGGAGAATTCTTGATCCTAACCCCGAAACACGGATAACAATGGCTGGGATCAAAGAAGATCCATGGTTCAAGAAGGGTTACATTCCAGTAAATCCTGAGGATGAGGATGTATATGTTGACCAAGAAGCCTTTTCCATCCATGAACAG CCAAATGAAGCAGAACAGAGGAATTCAGGATCACCATCCCTAATCAATGCATTTCAGTTGATAGGGATGTCTTCATGCTTAGACCTCTCTGGCTTTTTTGAGAAAGAG GATGTTTCTGAGAGAAAGATAAGATTTGCGTCAAATCTTTCGGTTAAAGATCTGATCGAGAGGATTGAAGATACTGCGACAGAAATGGAATTTAGAGTCGAGAAGAAAAATGGCAAA TTGAAAGTGATCCGAGAGAACAAAGTGCACAAAACTCTTGGCTGCCTCTCAGTGGTAGTAGAG GTGTTTGGAATAAGCTCATCATTGTATGTAGTAGAATTAAGGAAGTCTTATGGAGATGGTTCTGTATATAAACAG TTAtgcaataaattattaaatgatttggGAATTCCCCCCAAGCAACCGCTAGTGAGATCAGCAGCAAATTAG
- the LOC114392134 gene encoding pyruvate dehydrogenase (acetyl-transferring) kinase, mitochondrial-like: MEVNIEKTLLMCKSFMKEVKIWGCLKQTGVSLRYMMEFGSNPTQKNLLISAQFLHKELPIRIARRAIELHSLPHGLSHMPPVLKVRHWYLDSFREIISFPEIKNMNDEKEFTELIKAIKVRHNNVVPTMALGVQQLKNVFEDPDEIDEFLDRFYMSRIGIRMLIGQHVELHNPNPPPNCVGYIHTNMSPVNVARNASEDARSMCYREYGSAAEVRIYGDPDFTFPYVPAHLHLMVFELVKNSLRAVQERFMDSDEVAPPIRIIIADGIEDVTIKVSDEGGGIPRSGLPRIFTYLYSTAKNSSSVEHEPSDIGTMENVTMAGYGYGLPICRLYARYFGGDLQVISMEGYGTDAYLHLSRLGDSQEPLP; encoded by the exons ATGGAGGTTAACATTGAGAAAACGTTGCTAATGTGTAAGAGTTTCATGAAAGAGGTAAAGATATGGGGTTGTTTGAAGCAGACAGGGGTCAGCCTGAGATACATGATGGAGTTTGGTTCCAACCCCACTCAGAAGAATTTGCTCATTTCTGCACAGTTCCTTCACAAAGAGCTTCCCATTAGAATTGCAAGGAGAGCCATTGAGCTTCACTCTCTCCCTCATGGCTTGTCTCACATGCCTCCTGTCTTGAAG gttaGACATTGGTACTTGGATTCTTTCCGTGAAATTATATCTTTCCCTGAGATCAAGAATATGAATGACGAGAAAGAATTCACCGAACTGATTAAGGCCATCAAGGTGAGACACAACAATGTGGTACCTACAATGGCCTTGGGTGTTCAGCAATTGAAGAATGTTTTTGAGGATCCTGATGAGATTGATGAGTTTCTTGATCGCTTTTACATGTCAAGAATTGGAATTCGTATGCTCATCG GGCAGCATGTTGAGTTGCACAATCCGAATCCTCCTCCCAATTGTGTAGGTTATATACATACAAATATGTCTCCTGTGAATGTGGCAAGGAATGCTAGTGAGGATGCACGTTCTATGTGTTATCGCGAATATGGCAGTGCCGCAGAAGTTCGCATTTACGGGGATCCTGATTTTACTTTTCC GTATGTTCCAGCTCACTTGCATCTTATGGTATTTGAGTTGGTTAAGAACTCGCTGCGTGCTGTCCAAGAGCGTTTTATGGACTCTGACGAAGTTGCTCCTCCCATTAGAATAATAATAGCAGATGGAATAGAGGATGTTACCATAAAG GTCTCAGATGAGGGAGGTGGAATACCAAGGAGTGGTCTTCCAAGAATTTTTACATATCTCTACAGTACAGCCAAAAACTCATCGTCAGTTGAACATGAACCTTCTGATATTGGAACAATGGAAAATGTAACTATGGCTGGATATGGTTATGGACTTCCTATTTGCCGCTTGTATGCTAGGTATTTTGGTGGTGATCTTCAAGTAATCTCTATGGAAGGATATG GGACTGACGCATATCTCCATTTGTCTCGTTTGGGGGATTCGCAAGAACCTTTGCCCTGA
- the LOC114393763 gene encoding uncharacterized protein LOC114393763 isoform X2, protein MPGSRSSRTTVSEATVPVVAPIDVIVDAVQCMDQVEVVDVANEVHVRSICSGGNDDNHRKAAQQWENTITGVDQRFNSFSEFREALHKYSIAHGFAYKYKKNDSHRVTVKCKSQGCPWRVYASRLSTTQLICIKKMHCDHTCEGSAVKAGYRATRGWVGSIIKEKLKDSPNYKPKDIADDIKREYGIQLNYSQAWRAKEIAREQLQGSYIEAYTQLPLFCEKIKETNPGSFATFTTKEDSSFHRLFVAFHASTSGFQLGCRPLIFLDTTPLNSKYQGELLAATAVDGNDGIFPVAFAVVDTETEDNWRWFLQELKLATSTSEKITFVADFQNGLKKSLSDVFEKCYHSYCLRHLAEKLNKDLKGQFSHEARRFMVNDFYAAAYAPKLETFERSVENIKGISPEAYDWVIQSEPEHWANAFFNGARYNLLSSNFGQQFYSWVSEAHELPITQMIDALRGKMMETIYTRRVESNQWMTKLTPSKEELLQKETLVAPSLQVLFSQGSTFEVRGESVDIVDIDNWDCSCKGWQLTGVPCCHAIAVFECVGRSPYDYCSRYFTVENYRLTYAESIHPVPNVDKPPVQGESTSLVMVTPPPTKRPPGRPKMKQVESIDIIKRQLQCSKCKGLGHNRKTCKLS, encoded by the exons ATGCCTGGTAGTAG GTCAAGCAGGACAACTGTGTCGGAAGCCACTGTACCTGTTGTTGCTCCTATTGATGTCATTGTTGATGCTGTCCAATGCATGGATCAGGTAGAGGTGGTAGATGTAGCTAATGAAGTCCATGTACGTTCTATTTGTTCTGGGGGCAATGATGACAATCATCGTAAAGCTGCACAGCAGTGGGAAAATACCATCACTGGTGTGGACCAAAGGTTCAATAGTTTTAGTGAATTTCGAGAAGCTTTGCATAAATACTCTATTGCTCATGGGTTTGCttacaaatataagaaaaatgataGTCATCGTGTCACAGTCAAATGTAAATCTCAAGGCTGTCCTTGGAGAGTATATGCATCAAGGTTGTCAACCACTCAGTTGATTTGCATTAAGAAAATGCACTGCGATCATACTTGTGAAGGATCTGCCGTTAAAGCTGGGTATCGAGCAACTAGGGGTTGGGTGGGAAGTATTATAAAAGAGAAATTGAAAGATTCACCTAATTACAAGCCAAAGGATATAGCTGATGACATAAAACGGGAGTATGGGATTCAGTTAAATTATTCTCAAGCATGGCGTGCAAAAGAAATTGCTAGAGAGCAGCTTCAAGGCTCCTACATAGAGGCATATACTCAGTTACCATTGTTCTGTGAGAAGATAAAAGAGACCAATCCAGGGAGTTTTGCAACATTCACAACTAAAGAGGACTCAAGTTTCCATCGTCTCTTTGTAGCATTTCATGCCTCAACATCTGGTTTCCAGCTTGGCTGTCGCCCTCTCATTTTCCTTGACACAACTCCTTTAAACTCAAAGTACCAAGGGGAGTTATTGGCTGCAACTGCTGTGGATGGAAATGATGGCATTTTTCCTGTAGCTTTTGCAGTTGTAGACACTGAGACTGAAGACAACTGGCGCTGGTTTCTACAGGAACTGAAGTTAGCAACATCAACATCCGAGAAGATCACATTTGTTGCAGATTTTCAGAATggcttaaaaaaatcattgtctGATGTATTTGAAAAATGCTACCACAGCTATTGTTTACGCCACCTTGCTGAGAAATTGAACAAGGACTTGAAGGGACAATTTTCTCATGAGGCCAGACGTTTCATGGTTAATGATTTTTATGCTGCTGCTTATGCGCCCAAATTGGAGACTTTTGAACGTAGTGTTGAGAATATTAAAGGTATTTCTCCTGAAGCCTATGATTGGGTCATACAAAGCGAGCCAGAGCACTGGGCAAATGCATTCTTTAATGGGGCAAGGTACAATCTTCTTTCATCAAATTTTGGACAGCAATTCTACAGTTGGGTGTCAGAGGCACATGAATTGCCAATTACTCAAATGATTGATGCATTACGAGGTAAGATGATGGAAACAATTTATACACGACGAGTAGAATCTAATCAATGGATGACAAAGTTGACACCATCCAAGGAGGAATTACTCCAAAAGGAAACATTAGTTGCTCCTTCACTTCAAGTATTGTTCTCACAAGGTAGCACATTTGAGGTCCGTGGAGAATCTGTGGATATTGTTGACATTGATAATTGGGATTGTAGCTGCAAGGGATGGCAACTTACTGGTGTGCCCTGCTGTCATGCCATTGCTGTGTTTGAATGTGTTGGTAGGAGCCCATATGATTATTGTTCGAGATACTTCACAGTTGAGAATTATCGATTAACATATGCAGAATCTATTCACCCTGTGCCAAATGTTGACAAACCACCAGTCCAGGGTGAATCTACTTCTTTAGTTATGGTAACCCCTCCACCAACAAAGCGCCCTCCAGGTCGGCCAAAAATGAAGCAAGTTGAATCAATAGACATAATTAAACGTCAGCTTCAGTGCAGTAAGTGCAAGGGACTTGGCCACAATAGGAAGACATGCAAACTATCATAG
- the LOC114393763 gene encoding uncharacterized protein LOC114393763 isoform X1 codes for MATRKVIAICQSGGEFVTDKEGSLSYSGGDAYAIDIDQQTSLSDFKSEIAEMFNCNVSTIIIKYFLPGNKKTLITVSKDKDLQRMVNFLGDANTVDVFVMSEEGAARNNNSNMPGSRSSRTTVSEATVPVVAPIDVIVDAVQCMDQVEVVDVANEVHVRSICSGGNDDNHRKAAQQWENTITGVDQRFNSFSEFREALHKYSIAHGFAYKYKKNDSHRVTVKCKSQGCPWRVYASRLSTTQLICIKKMHCDHTCEGSAVKAGYRATRGWVGSIIKEKLKDSPNYKPKDIADDIKREYGIQLNYSQAWRAKEIAREQLQGSYIEAYTQLPLFCEKIKETNPGSFATFTTKEDSSFHRLFVAFHASTSGFQLGCRPLIFLDTTPLNSKYQGELLAATAVDGNDGIFPVAFAVVDTETEDNWRWFLQELKLATSTSEKITFVADFQNGLKKSLSDVFEKCYHSYCLRHLAEKLNKDLKGQFSHEARRFMVNDFYAAAYAPKLETFERSVENIKGISPEAYDWVIQSEPEHWANAFFNGARYNLLSSNFGQQFYSWVSEAHELPITQMIDALRGKMMETIYTRRVESNQWMTKLTPSKEELLQKETLVAPSLQVLFSQGSTFEVRGESVDIVDIDNWDCSCKGWQLTGVPCCHAIAVFECVGRSPYDYCSRYFTVENYRLTYAESIHPVPNVDKPPVQGESTSLVMVTPPPTKRPPGRPKMKQVESIDIIKRQLQCSKCKGLGHNRKTCKLS; via the exons ATGGCTACGAGGAAAGTTATAGCTATATGTCAATCAGGGGGTGAGTTTGTGACTGATAAGGAAGGATCGTTGTCATACAGTGGGGGAGATGCCTATGCAATAGACATTGATCAGCAGACAAGTTTGAGTGATTTTAAGTCAGAGATAGCAGAAATGTTCAATTGCAATGTAAGTACGATAATTATCAAGTACTTCCTTCCTGGCAACAAGAAAACACTTATTACAGTGTCAAAAGACAAGGATTTGCAGCGCATGGTCAATTTCCTCGGAGATGCTAACACGGTTGAtgtgtttgttatgtcagaggaaGGAGCTGCTCGAAATAACAATTCCAACATGCCTGGTAGTAG GTCAAGCAGGACAACTGTGTCGGAAGCCACTGTACCTGTTGTTGCTCCTATTGATGTCATTGTTGATGCTGTCCAATGCATGGATCAGGTAGAGGTGGTAGATGTAGCTAATGAAGTCCATGTACGTTCTATTTGTTCTGGGGGCAATGATGACAATCATCGTAAAGCTGCACAGCAGTGGGAAAATACCATCACTGGTGTGGACCAAAGGTTCAATAGTTTTAGTGAATTTCGAGAAGCTTTGCATAAATACTCTATTGCTCATGGGTTTGCttacaaatataagaaaaatgataGTCATCGTGTCACAGTCAAATGTAAATCTCAAGGCTGTCCTTGGAGAGTATATGCATCAAGGTTGTCAACCACTCAGTTGATTTGCATTAAGAAAATGCACTGCGATCATACTTGTGAAGGATCTGCCGTTAAAGCTGGGTATCGAGCAACTAGGGGTTGGGTGGGAAGTATTATAAAAGAGAAATTGAAAGATTCACCTAATTACAAGCCAAAGGATATAGCTGATGACATAAAACGGGAGTATGGGATTCAGTTAAATTATTCTCAAGCATGGCGTGCAAAAGAAATTGCTAGAGAGCAGCTTCAAGGCTCCTACATAGAGGCATATACTCAGTTACCATTGTTCTGTGAGAAGATAAAAGAGACCAATCCAGGGAGTTTTGCAACATTCACAACTAAAGAGGACTCAAGTTTCCATCGTCTCTTTGTAGCATTTCATGCCTCAACATCTGGTTTCCAGCTTGGCTGTCGCCCTCTCATTTTCCTTGACACAACTCCTTTAAACTCAAAGTACCAAGGGGAGTTATTGGCTGCAACTGCTGTGGATGGAAATGATGGCATTTTTCCTGTAGCTTTTGCAGTTGTAGACACTGAGACTGAAGACAACTGGCGCTGGTTTCTACAGGAACTGAAGTTAGCAACATCAACATCCGAGAAGATCACATTTGTTGCAGATTTTCAGAATggcttaaaaaaatcattgtctGATGTATTTGAAAAATGCTACCACAGCTATTGTTTACGCCACCTTGCTGAGAAATTGAACAAGGACTTGAAGGGACAATTTTCTCATGAGGCCAGACGTTTCATGGTTAATGATTTTTATGCTGCTGCTTATGCGCCCAAATTGGAGACTTTTGAACGTAGTGTTGAGAATATTAAAGGTATTTCTCCTGAAGCCTATGATTGGGTCATACAAAGCGAGCCAGAGCACTGGGCAAATGCATTCTTTAATGGGGCAAGGTACAATCTTCTTTCATCAAATTTTGGACAGCAATTCTACAGTTGGGTGTCAGAGGCACATGAATTGCCAATTACTCAAATGATTGATGCATTACGAGGTAAGATGATGGAAACAATTTATACACGACGAGTAGAATCTAATCAATGGATGACAAAGTTGACACCATCCAAGGAGGAATTACTCCAAAAGGAAACATTAGTTGCTCCTTCACTTCAAGTATTGTTCTCACAAGGTAGCACATTTGAGGTCCGTGGAGAATCTGTGGATATTGTTGACATTGATAATTGGGATTGTAGCTGCAAGGGATGGCAACTTACTGGTGTGCCCTGCTGTCATGCCATTGCTGTGTTTGAATGTGTTGGTAGGAGCCCATATGATTATTGTTCGAGATACTTCACAGTTGAGAATTATCGATTAACATATGCAGAATCTATTCACCCTGTGCCAAATGTTGACAAACCACCAGTCCAGGGTGAATCTACTTCTTTAGTTATGGTAACCCCTCCACCAACAAAGCGCCCTCCAGGTCGGCCAAAAATGAAGCAAGTTGAATCAATAGACATAATTAAACGTCAGCTTCAGTGCAGTAAGTGCAAGGGACTTGGCCACAATAGGAAGACATGCAAACTATCATAG
- the LOC114393763 gene encoding uncharacterized protein LOC114393763 isoform X3 yields MDQVEVVDVANEVHVRSICSGGNDDNHRKAAQQWENTITGVDQRFNSFSEFREALHKYSIAHGFAYKYKKNDSHRVTVKCKSQGCPWRVYASRLSTTQLICIKKMHCDHTCEGSAVKAGYRATRGWVGSIIKEKLKDSPNYKPKDIADDIKREYGIQLNYSQAWRAKEIAREQLQGSYIEAYTQLPLFCEKIKETNPGSFATFTTKEDSSFHRLFVAFHASTSGFQLGCRPLIFLDTTPLNSKYQGELLAATAVDGNDGIFPVAFAVVDTETEDNWRWFLQELKLATSTSEKITFVADFQNGLKKSLSDVFEKCYHSYCLRHLAEKLNKDLKGQFSHEARRFMVNDFYAAAYAPKLETFERSVENIKGISPEAYDWVIQSEPEHWANAFFNGARYNLLSSNFGQQFYSWVSEAHELPITQMIDALRGKMMETIYTRRVESNQWMTKLTPSKEELLQKETLVAPSLQVLFSQGSTFEVRGESVDIVDIDNWDCSCKGWQLTGVPCCHAIAVFECVGRSPYDYCSRYFTVENYRLTYAESIHPVPNVDKPPVQGESTSLVMVTPPPTKRPPGRPKMKQVESIDIIKRQLQCSKCKGLGHNRKTCKLS; encoded by the coding sequence ATGGATCAGGTAGAGGTGGTAGATGTAGCTAATGAAGTCCATGTACGTTCTATTTGTTCTGGGGGCAATGATGACAATCATCGTAAAGCTGCACAGCAGTGGGAAAATACCATCACTGGTGTGGACCAAAGGTTCAATAGTTTTAGTGAATTTCGAGAAGCTTTGCATAAATACTCTATTGCTCATGGGTTTGCttacaaatataagaaaaatgataGTCATCGTGTCACAGTCAAATGTAAATCTCAAGGCTGTCCTTGGAGAGTATATGCATCAAGGTTGTCAACCACTCAGTTGATTTGCATTAAGAAAATGCACTGCGATCATACTTGTGAAGGATCTGCCGTTAAAGCTGGGTATCGAGCAACTAGGGGTTGGGTGGGAAGTATTATAAAAGAGAAATTGAAAGATTCACCTAATTACAAGCCAAAGGATATAGCTGATGACATAAAACGGGAGTATGGGATTCAGTTAAATTATTCTCAAGCATGGCGTGCAAAAGAAATTGCTAGAGAGCAGCTTCAAGGCTCCTACATAGAGGCATATACTCAGTTACCATTGTTCTGTGAGAAGATAAAAGAGACCAATCCAGGGAGTTTTGCAACATTCACAACTAAAGAGGACTCAAGTTTCCATCGTCTCTTTGTAGCATTTCATGCCTCAACATCTGGTTTCCAGCTTGGCTGTCGCCCTCTCATTTTCCTTGACACAACTCCTTTAAACTCAAAGTACCAAGGGGAGTTATTGGCTGCAACTGCTGTGGATGGAAATGATGGCATTTTTCCTGTAGCTTTTGCAGTTGTAGACACTGAGACTGAAGACAACTGGCGCTGGTTTCTACAGGAACTGAAGTTAGCAACATCAACATCCGAGAAGATCACATTTGTTGCAGATTTTCAGAATggcttaaaaaaatcattgtctGATGTATTTGAAAAATGCTACCACAGCTATTGTTTACGCCACCTTGCTGAGAAATTGAACAAGGACTTGAAGGGACAATTTTCTCATGAGGCCAGACGTTTCATGGTTAATGATTTTTATGCTGCTGCTTATGCGCCCAAATTGGAGACTTTTGAACGTAGTGTTGAGAATATTAAAGGTATTTCTCCTGAAGCCTATGATTGGGTCATACAAAGCGAGCCAGAGCACTGGGCAAATGCATTCTTTAATGGGGCAAGGTACAATCTTCTTTCATCAAATTTTGGACAGCAATTCTACAGTTGGGTGTCAGAGGCACATGAATTGCCAATTACTCAAATGATTGATGCATTACGAGGTAAGATGATGGAAACAATTTATACACGACGAGTAGAATCTAATCAATGGATGACAAAGTTGACACCATCCAAGGAGGAATTACTCCAAAAGGAAACATTAGTTGCTCCTTCACTTCAAGTATTGTTCTCACAAGGTAGCACATTTGAGGTCCGTGGAGAATCTGTGGATATTGTTGACATTGATAATTGGGATTGTAGCTGCAAGGGATGGCAACTTACTGGTGTGCCCTGCTGTCATGCCATTGCTGTGTTTGAATGTGTTGGTAGGAGCCCATATGATTATTGTTCGAGATACTTCACAGTTGAGAATTATCGATTAACATATGCAGAATCTATTCACCCTGTGCCAAATGTTGACAAACCACCAGTCCAGGGTGAATCTACTTCTTTAGTTATGGTAACCCCTCCACCAACAAAGCGCCCTCCAGGTCGGCCAAAAATGAAGCAAGTTGAATCAATAGACATAATTAAACGTCAGCTTCAGTGCAGTAAGTGCAAGGGACTTGGCCACAATAGGAAGACATGCAAACTATCATAG